In the genome of Shewanella glacialimarina, one region contains:
- a CDS encoding alpha/beta hydrolase: MIYRKFVSKALISRLSPTALCQSAKLARRGTAIVIAMVFANISIAAEVDNQLNIIKSAKTSACYLEGMSEQLQCGKISVPENPQKPDGKHIDIHFAILPAIKDTHPNEALLAIAGGPGQSAIDNAAWFDKLLSKVRQQRDILLIDQRGTGQSNLLNCEDSEAISMLSFNDENIDVIAETEKCLAQTDADITQYGSETALTDFEAVREYLGYQKLHLYGISYGTRMAQLYLRHYPEVLATVTLDGVVPMQQSVIAIGSAIERGFELLMRDCASNTACQAQYPDLLADFTTVNKRLSEKAITQSVRDPQTNDPSTLLLTRSKFTGAIRMGLYTPVIRALLPHAIHQAAKKDYQPILGIYTLTSDSIGIAMGMHASVVCGEDIHRISDQMRKDAKESYISASMIEGLEKTCEVWKIPPVKDTFSEPIRSDLPTLLLSGELDPATPPNWGALAQTEMTNAKHFISPFATHGVAAQTCANDLIADLVDSGSVKNLDASCLQKDVRRSFYLNANTVEPLTVATQSNVEGNATITPAAENTVDMIKETAADNATDSVIDNPTDSVINNSTDNATGTDKE; encoded by the coding sequence ATGATCTATAGGAAGTTTGTCAGCAAAGCACTTATCTCAAGGCTAAGCCCAACCGCTTTATGCCAATCGGCAAAACTTGCTCGTCGTGGTACCGCTATCGTTATTGCGATGGTGTTTGCCAATATTAGTATTGCAGCTGAAGTCGACAATCAGCTGAATATTATCAAATCAGCTAAAACCAGCGCGTGTTACTTAGAAGGGATGTCTGAGCAGCTACAATGTGGCAAAATTAGTGTGCCAGAAAATCCGCAAAAACCAGATGGAAAGCATATTGATATCCACTTTGCGATATTACCGGCGATTAAAGATACTCACCCAAACGAAGCCTTATTAGCGATAGCCGGTGGCCCAGGACAATCAGCGATTGATAATGCCGCTTGGTTTGACAAATTACTCAGTAAAGTCCGTCAGCAACGTGACATTTTACTGATTGATCAGCGCGGCACCGGTCAATCAAATCTCCTTAACTGCGAAGACAGTGAAGCGATATCTATGTTGTCATTTAACGATGAAAACATAGATGTAATAGCTGAAACAGAAAAGTGTTTAGCGCAAACCGATGCCGATATAACCCAATACGGTAGTGAGACAGCCTTAACCGATTTTGAAGCGGTACGAGAATATTTAGGCTACCAAAAACTGCATCTTTATGGCATTTCGTACGGCACAAGAATGGCGCAGCTTTATCTGCGTCATTACCCCGAAGTACTTGCCACAGTCACACTTGATGGTGTTGTGCCAATGCAACAAAGTGTTATTGCAATTGGCAGTGCTATTGAGCGTGGGTTTGAGTTATTAATGCGAGATTGCGCCAGTAACACCGCTTGCCAAGCACAATATCCAGATTTATTAGCCGACTTTACCACCGTCAATAAACGCCTTAGTGAAAAAGCCATAACCCAAAGCGTGCGTGACCCACAAACCAATGATCCAAGCACATTGTTACTGACCCGCAGTAAGTTTACCGGTGCAATTAGAATGGGACTATATACCCCTGTTATACGCGCACTATTGCCCCACGCAATTCATCAAGCAGCCAAAAAAGATTACCAACCCATTCTGGGTATTTATACTTTAACTTCAGATAGTATCGGCATAGCAATGGGCATGCATGCCTCGGTGGTATGCGGTGAAGATATACACCGTATATCTGATCAAATGCGTAAAGACGCCAAAGAATCTTACATCAGTGCGAGCATGATTGAAGGCCTTGAGAAAACCTGTGAAGTATGGAAAATACCGCCGGTTAAAGACACCTTTAGTGAGCCCATCCGCAGTGATTTACCGACATTATTGTTATCTGGTGAATTAGATCCAGCAACTCCACCTAACTGGGGCGCATTAGCGCAAACAGAAATGACTAATGCTAAGCATTTTATATCGCCATTCGCCACCCATGGTGTGGCAGCTCAAACCTGTGCCAACGATCTCATTGCTGATTTGGTTGACAGTGGTAGCGTGAAAAACTTGGATGCCAGCTGTTTACAAAAAGATGTTCGTCGCAGCTTCTACCTCAACGCTAACACCGTTGAGCCACTCACCGTTGCCACGCAGTCAAACGTTGAAGGCAATGCCACAATCACACCAGCGGCTGAAAATACCGTCGACATGATAAAAGAGACTGCGGCAGATAATGCAACTGACAGTGTAATAGATAACCCAACTGACAGTGTAATAAACAACTCTACCGATAATGCCACTGGCACGGATAAGGAATAA
- a CDS encoding efflux RND transporter periplasmic adaptor subunit, with amino-acid sequence MNRFTSIQSTLIVSLTALLLTACGNESPPQQAMPPAAIEVNVANVIHERITEWDQFTGHLQAPEEVTLVPRVSGYIESVNFKEGALVNKGDVLFTIDSRVFAAEAERLQAELTSAISANELAKNDFERANKLFNQQAVSEELIDTRRSNLHQTAAAVASVKAALTRATLNVEYTQVTAPIAGRVSYANETAGNYVTAGQTQLTSLVSTSNMYAYFDIDEQTYLKYSSLSAQNQRQDPRSGNNTVLMALANQTEFTYQGVIDFVDNAVNQQTGTIRVRASFENLDNRLLPGLFARISIAGSASYQGILIDDKAIFTDLNNKFVLVVNTQNTLEYRGITLGEKIHGLRIVTAGLQPKDIIVVNSLQKVRPNVTITPKLTEMADSSQIEALHQAQLLFDTQPLTARVADDANQG; translated from the coding sequence ATGAACAGATTTACATCAATTCAATCCACACTGATAGTAAGCCTAACCGCATTGCTATTAACCGCATGTGGTAATGAATCGCCTCCACAACAAGCTATGCCACCAGCAGCCATCGAAGTGAATGTTGCCAATGTGATCCATGAACGTATTACCGAATGGGATCAGTTTACCGGACACTTACAAGCTCCTGAAGAAGTTACCCTAGTGCCTCGCGTATCGGGATACATAGAGTCGGTGAACTTTAAAGAAGGGGCGCTGGTTAATAAAGGCGATGTGTTATTTACTATCGACTCGAGAGTTTTTGCTGCCGAAGCTGAACGTTTACAAGCTGAGTTAACCAGTGCCATATCCGCCAATGAACTGGCTAAAAATGATTTTGAACGCGCTAACAAATTGTTTAACCAGCAAGCCGTATCTGAAGAATTAATTGATACTCGTCGCAGTAACTTACACCAAACTGCGGCTGCGGTGGCATCGGTAAAAGCGGCACTAACACGCGCTACACTCAATGTGGAATACACCCAAGTCACAGCACCCATTGCTGGCCGGGTATCTTACGCCAATGAAACTGCGGGGAACTATGTTACTGCGGGGCAAACCCAGTTAACAAGTTTAGTGTCGACCTCAAATATGTATGCCTATTTTGATATCGACGAGCAAACTTACCTTAAATACTCTTCGCTATCGGCTCAAAACCAGCGTCAAGATCCGCGCTCTGGTAACAATACTGTACTAATGGCATTAGCCAATCAAACCGAATTTACTTATCAAGGCGTTATCGACTTTGTAGATAACGCTGTTAATCAGCAAACAGGCACTATCAGAGTGCGTGCTTCATTTGAGAATTTAGACAATCGTTTACTACCAGGCTTATTTGCCCGTATCAGTATTGCTGGCAGTGCGTCATATCAAGGTATTTTAATCGACGACAAAGCGATTTTTACTGACTTAAATAACAAGTTTGTACTTGTGGTTAACACGCAAAACACCCTTGAATATCGTGGTATCACTTTAGGTGAAAAAATTCATGGCTTACGTATTGTGACCGCGGGTTTACAGCCAAAAGACATCATTGTGGTGAATAGCCTGCAAAAAGTGCGTCCCAACGTCACTATCACCCCTAAATTAACAGAAATGGCCGATAGCAGCCAAATTGAAGCACTACATCAAGCACAGCTACTCTTTGATACTCAGCCACTCACAGCACGCGTTGCTGATGACGCTAATCAAGGCTAA
- a CDS encoding ABC transporter permease: protein MNKLIAMVRKELIDAARDKRSVMAGLYYAIGTPLLMCAMFMVLIGQLTSPEDLNITINKADNAPDLVRYLGRKGINQADLTTEPDADVKAIILTISDDYAANMAKAKPAEVILEADNSNEKLQKSIRRLQLELQAYSSEMGSLRLIARGINPQVMQPLKVNVKDQATPDSKGGMILGIAIFTMIYSVFISGMNLAIDTSAGERERNSLALMLSHPISTRQLVLGKVIAVTTFALLGLVLILLISKVAYTFVPWQELGFSINISTDFMGLMFVIGIPVALMASTLQLFVSFMAKSFKEAQSYLTMVLFVPLALSMAASYNIAPDALQWLPVSGQQQALMDFIKGKDIPMLQLAVSSIATLVISIGLMLGMEKMLKSEKVVFGL, encoded by the coding sequence ATGAATAAACTCATCGCAATGGTGCGCAAAGAACTCATTGATGCCGCACGTGACAAACGTTCAGTAATGGCGGGTTTATATTACGCCATCGGTACGCCTTTACTTATGTGTGCCATGTTTATGGTGCTAATTGGTCAGCTAACCAGCCCTGAAGATTTAAACATCACCATTAATAAAGCAGATAACGCACCCGATCTAGTGCGTTACTTAGGCAGAAAAGGCATTAACCAAGCAGACTTAACTACTGAGCCAGACGCCGATGTTAAAGCAATTATATTAACCATTAGTGATGATTATGCCGCCAACATGGCCAAAGCAAAACCTGCAGAAGTCATTTTAGAAGCAGACAACTCTAATGAAAAACTGCAAAAGTCGATCCGTCGTCTACAGCTTGAATTACAAGCCTATAGTTCAGAAATGGGCAGCTTACGTTTAATCGCCCGCGGCATTAACCCGCAAGTGATGCAACCATTAAAAGTGAATGTAAAAGATCAAGCCACTCCTGATTCAAAAGGCGGCATGATTTTAGGTATCGCAATTTTCACCATGATTTACTCGGTATTTATTTCGGGAATGAATTTAGCCATCGACACCAGTGCCGGCGAGCGCGAACGTAATTCATTGGCATTAATGCTCAGTCACCCCATTAGCACCCGTCAACTTGTGTTAGGCAAAGTGATTGCGGTAACCACTTTCGCCTTACTCGGCTTAGTGCTTATTTTGCTTATATCCAAAGTGGCCTACACCTTTGTGCCATGGCAAGAGCTGGGCTTTAGCATCAATATCTCCACCGACTTTATGGGACTGATGTTCGTCATTGGTATTCCTGTCGCCTTGATGGCTTCAACCTTACAATTGTTTGTGTCATTTATGGCTAAAAGCTTCAAAGAAGCTCAGTCATATTTAACCATGGTGTTGTTTGTGCCACTGGCACTGTCAATGGCAGCCAGTTACAACATTGCCCCAGATGCATTGCAGTGGTTGCCAGTATCGGGACAACAGCAAGCATTAATGGACTTTATCAAAGGCAAAGATATCCCTATGCTGCAGTTAGCAGTGTCCTCTATTGCCACATTAGTAATCTCAATCGGCCTAATGCTTGGGATGGAAAAAATGCTTAAAAGTGAAAAGGTCGTATTTGGCCTATAA
- a CDS encoding diguanylate cyclase, translating to MTLKRFSLLLLSSLLISVACLVMTIYYFFYLPGINAEVVDQQQQEYILLKAAFSASAKNLTTLTYDYAVWDSLVEFVYAPSDEFIASNLLSNAFEVANVDAVFIHTVDKQLVWQYLDESIRDGSSALREFVEGKTATEAKTLLPSAADISAQQASTRHGYYVIAEQLFYITNTTILPSEGYGVIAGSITMARLVDKEMIDEIAGYSMVHFSMDKKINTPADAQPMNDFFSFDQLQVVNASHSWLIRNTFDDQTMVITVHHRKGSSPKLDAVSIILLLLIATLIVSLSMMMLSRFLILPLIHFNSSINASSNDNLMAKVPNQHFIDEIDNVSNSFNKLLIRFYEQQNYLETLTVQDALTEITNRRGLEAFADNVMAEWHQQATGFSVMMIDIDHFKLYNDQHDHLAGDKALVDVACCLMETMASHDALVARYGGEEFCVIVKDDNTQAVAFIAETLRSAVENLHIKHHVDDTLWLTISIGVQVVPKSLENALQYQFHDLLKLADKQLYLAKNTGRNKVMLNVLP from the coding sequence ATGACGTTAAAACGCTTTTCATTGCTGCTGTTATCATCACTTTTGATAAGTGTTGCGTGTTTAGTTATGACTATTTATTACTTTTTTTACCTTCCTGGCATTAATGCTGAAGTTGTTGACCAGCAGCAACAAGAATATATTTTGCTTAAAGCTGCCTTTTCCGCATCGGCTAAAAATTTAACCACCCTAACCTATGACTACGCGGTTTGGGACAGTTTGGTGGAGTTTGTTTATGCGCCATCGGACGAATTCATAGCCAGTAATTTATTATCAAATGCATTTGAAGTGGCTAATGTCGATGCGGTGTTTATCCATACTGTTGATAAGCAGTTGGTTTGGCAATACCTAGATGAATCGATCCGTGATGGCTCCTCAGCGTTAAGAGAATTTGTTGAGGGAAAAACAGCAACCGAAGCAAAAACTTTATTACCATCTGCGGCAGATATCTCTGCACAACAAGCTTCAACTCGTCATGGATATTATGTGATAGCAGAACAGTTATTTTATATCACTAACACGACTATTTTACCTTCAGAAGGCTATGGCGTTATCGCGGGTAGTATCACTATGGCCAGGTTAGTCGATAAGGAGATGATAGACGAAATTGCCGGCTATTCTATGGTGCATTTTTCTATGGATAAAAAGATTAATACGCCTGCTGATGCACAACCCATGAATGATTTTTTTAGCTTTGATCAGTTACAGGTAGTAAATGCTTCACACAGTTGGCTGATCCGTAATACCTTTGATGATCAGACTATGGTTATCACAGTGCATCATCGAAAAGGATCAAGCCCTAAGTTAGATGCTGTTTCAATTATTTTGTTATTGTTAATTGCTACCCTGATAGTGTCATTGTCGATGATGATGTTATCGCGATTTTTAATTTTACCTCTGATCCATTTCAACAGCAGTATTAATGCCTCTTCAAATGATAATCTAATGGCTAAGGTTCCTAATCAGCACTTTATTGATGAAATAGACAATGTGTCTAATTCATTTAATAAGCTGTTAATTCGGTTTTATGAACAACAAAACTATTTAGAAACATTAACGGTTCAGGATGCGTTAACCGAAATCACTAATCGTCGTGGATTAGAGGCTTTTGCGGACAATGTGATGGCAGAATGGCATCAACAAGCGACGGGTTTTAGTGTGATGATGATAGATATTGATCATTTCAAACTTTATAACGACCAGCATGATCATCTTGCTGGCGATAAGGCTTTAGTGGATGTTGCTTGTTGTTTAATGGAGACCATGGCGTCCCATGATGCGCTTGTTGCCCGGTATGGCGGTGAAGAGTTTTGTGTCATTGTGAAAGATGATAATACCCAAGCAGTAGCCTTTATCGCTGAGACATTACGAAGTGCGGTGGAAAACTTACACATTAAGCACCATGTTGATGATACTTTGTGGCTGACAATCAGTATTGGGGTACAGGTGGTGCCTAAGTCGCTTGAAAATGCTCTGCAGTACCAATTTCATGATTTATTAAAATTGGCAGATAAGCAGCTCTACCTAGCTAAAAATACTGGCCGAAATAAAGTGATGCTGAATGTGCTGCCTTAG
- a CDS encoding ABC transporter ATP-binding protein, with translation MISVTNLSKKIGDVQALNKLSFSAQDGHITGLLGPNGAGKTTCLRTLFGLLKPDEGYAEVDGINIADNPIAAKQQLGLFPDPFGLYERLTPREYITYFAELSGMSRKDAKVATENVINQLNLSDISDRRCKGFSQGQRMKTALAQAIVHQPTNIILDEPTRGLDVMSTRLLRDILVDLKARGHCVLFSSHVMQEVAALCDHVIVMANGQVVATGSPDELCQQTGEASLEEAFIKLIGTDEGIAA, from the coding sequence ATGATTTCAGTGACCAATTTATCGAAAAAAATCGGTGATGTTCAAGCATTGAATAAACTGAGCTTTAGCGCCCAAGATGGCCATATAACCGGTTTACTCGGCCCAAACGGTGCCGGAAAAACCACCTGTTTACGCACTTTGTTCGGCTTGTTAAAGCCAGACGAAGGCTATGCAGAAGTAGACGGCATTAACATTGCCGATAATCCTATTGCCGCCAAACAACAGTTAGGCCTATTTCCGGATCCGTTTGGCTTATATGAGCGCCTAACCCCGCGCGAGTATATTACCTACTTCGCTGAACTGAGTGGCATGTCACGCAAAGACGCTAAAGTCGCGACCGAGAATGTCATCAACCAGCTCAATTTAAGTGACATTAGTGACCGACGCTGTAAAGGGTTTTCACAAGGGCAACGGATGAAAACCGCCTTAGCACAGGCGATAGTCCACCAGCCAACCAATATAATTTTAGATGAACCCACCCGTGGCCTAGATGTAATGAGTACCCGCTTATTACGCGATATTTTAGTAGACCTTAAAGCACGTGGGCACTGCGTACTATTTTCAAGTCACGTTATGCAAGAAGTCGCCGCGTTATGTGATCACGTTATCGTTATGGCCAATGGTCAAGTGGTCGCCACAGGCAGTCCAGACGAGCTGTGCCAACAAACGGGTGAGGCTTCATTAGAAGAAGCCTTCATTAAACTTATCGGAACTGACGAAGGGATCGCAGCATAA
- the mog gene encoding molybdopterin adenylyltransferase → MSKAKIGIVTVSDRASAGIYEDLSGKAIIDVLNEYLTSQWEPVYQVIPDERDVIEATLIDMADNQGCSLIVTTGGTGPAKRDVTPEATEAVCDRMMPGFGELMRAESLKFVPTAILSRQTAGLRGDSLIVNLPGKPKSIRECLDAVFPAIPYCIDLMEGPFLECDETVIKPFRPKAK, encoded by the coding sequence ATGAGTAAAGCGAAAATCGGTATTGTTACAGTGAGCGATCGTGCCAGCGCAGGCATTTATGAAGATTTATCAGGCAAAGCCATTATTGACGTACTTAATGAGTATTTAACCTCGCAGTGGGAACCTGTTTATCAAGTGATACCCGATGAGCGGGATGTTATTGAAGCAACTTTAATTGATATGGCCGATAACCAAGGCTGCAGTTTAATCGTGACTACTGGTGGTACAGGCCCTGCAAAACGCGATGTAACCCCAGAAGCTACTGAAGCGGTATGCGATAGAATGATGCCTGGCTTTGGTGAGTTAATGCGTGCAGAGTCATTAAAATTTGTGCCAACCGCAATTCTTTCCCGTCAAACCGCAGGTCTTCGAGGTGATTCATTAATCGTTAATTTACCCGGTAAGCCTAAATCAATTCGCGAATGCTTAGATGCAGTATTTCCCGCTATTCCATATTGTATCGATTTAATGGAGGGGCCGTTTCTTGAGTGCGATGAAACGGTAATAAAGCCGTTTAGGCCTAAGGCAAAATAG
- a CDS encoding GntR family transcriptional regulator, with amino-acid sequence MLELLNVNPSSGEPIYRQLHDQIVSLIVGGQLQADEVLPSVRQMAEFLAVNPMTVSRAVQQLVDQGWIERRRGQPSIVAARTDTHTTSGSSLLQPKIKELISQAQQLGVSLAELEVLIGQHWQE; translated from the coding sequence ATGTTAGAACTATTAAATGTCAACCCCAGCAGCGGCGAACCTATATATCGTCAATTACATGATCAAATAGTCAGTTTGATTGTGGGCGGACAGTTGCAAGCTGATGAGGTATTACCTTCAGTAAGGCAAATGGCTGAGTTTTTAGCGGTCAACCCAATGACGGTATCACGTGCGGTACAACAATTAGTCGATCAAGGCTGGATTGAGCGTCGTCGTGGGCAGCCTTCAATAGTCGCGGCTCGCACAGATACTCATACCACTTCTGGTAGCAGTTTATTACAACCCAAAATTAAAGAATTAATTTCTCAAGCTCAGCAGCTAGGTGTGAGTTTAGCTGAGTTAGAAGTGTTAATTGGCCAGCATTGGCAAGAGTAA
- a CDS encoding AMP-dependent synthetase/ligase, producing the protein MILEKYHIVRLLQQKSQALGDKIALEGFEMAAPWNTVSWQQFDTITSKIAQLLIGFGLHVQDKVVILAQNSPQWSCADIGALKARNVVVPVYPTSTMEQAVFIVNDARAKVIFAGDESQYHTACKIQAQCSTVEHIVVFDSAVVLASDEHFHLDTLLSSVVSSANEDELILRLSQTSLDDLLTLIYTSGTTGDPKGVMLDYRNIASMVEQHDTEIAFKEGYVSLAFLPLSHVFERGWSFYVLCRGGRNVYLNDTHRIKQAIAAVKPHTLCVVPRFLEKVYSAVHDKVNTAPALRQKLFHWAIGIGARQFEVSQGRKPANLMLSVQWKLANKLVFSKLQNVLGGRLKFMPVGGAALDVNVTAFFHSIGVPILCGYGMTETCATVTCNTLSNRVTGSNGKPLHAMEIKIGNNSEILVRGDTVMRGYFNRPEDTAEAFEDGWLKTGDAGMIDADGNLHITDRIKELMKTSNGKYIAPQRVEGKVSCCPFVEQVAIIADARSYVSALIVPAFEALEVWAKEKGISVENPIDLLRNTQVVEHFEQRLKELQHELASFEQIKKFTLLPEAFSMESGLITPTMKLKRKNIYNKYANEINAMY; encoded by the coding sequence ATGATCCTTGAAAAATATCATATCGTCAGACTTCTTCAACAAAAAAGCCAAGCTTTAGGCGACAAAATTGCCCTTGAAGGTTTTGAAATGGCTGCGCCGTGGAATACGGTTTCCTGGCAGCAGTTTGATACTATCACCAGTAAAATAGCACAGTTGTTGATTGGTTTTGGTTTGCATGTTCAAGATAAAGTGGTCATTTTGGCGCAGAACAGTCCCCAGTGGAGCTGTGCTGATATTGGGGCATTAAAGGCGCGTAATGTAGTTGTGCCGGTTTACCCCACAAGCACCATGGAGCAGGCTGTATTCATTGTTAATGATGCTCGGGCAAAGGTGATTTTTGCAGGTGATGAAAGCCAATATCACACAGCGTGTAAAATCCAAGCTCAGTGTTCAACGGTTGAACATATTGTGGTGTTTGACAGTGCAGTTGTGTTAGCTTCAGATGAACATTTTCATTTAGACACTCTGTTAAGTTCAGTTGTGTCATCGGCTAACGAAGATGAGTTAATACTGCGTTTATCGCAGACCTCTTTGGATGACTTATTGACGCTAATTTATACTTCAGGTACCACGGGTGATCCTAAAGGTGTGATGCTGGATTATCGTAATATCGCCTCAATGGTTGAACAACATGATACTGAAATAGCCTTTAAAGAAGGTTATGTGTCATTAGCCTTCTTACCGCTAAGTCATGTGTTTGAGCGTGGCTGGAGCTTTTACGTGTTATGTCGTGGTGGCCGAAATGTGTATTTAAATGATACTCATCGCATTAAACAGGCCATTGCAGCAGTAAAACCACACACATTATGTGTTGTACCGCGTTTTCTTGAAAAAGTGTATAGCGCAGTACATGACAAGGTAAATACCGCACCAGCCTTACGACAAAAGTTATTTCATTGGGCAATAGGCATAGGTGCGCGCCAATTTGAAGTTAGCCAAGGCCGTAAACCAGCCAACTTGATGTTGTCTGTGCAGTGGAAATTGGCTAACAAGCTGGTGTTTAGCAAGTTACAAAATGTCTTAGGCGGGCGGTTGAAGTTTATGCCTGTCGGCGGTGCAGCCCTTGACGTGAATGTTACCGCTTTTTTTCACAGTATTGGTGTGCCTATTTTATGTGGTTATGGCATGACAGAAACCTGTGCCACGGTTACCTGTAATACATTAAGTAATCGCGTAACTGGGTCAAATGGCAAACCGTTACACGCCATGGAAATAAAAATCGGTAACAACAGTGAAATTCTAGTGCGTGGTGATACTGTGATGCGCGGCTATTTTAATCGCCCAGAAGACACCGCAGAAGCCTTTGAAGACGGTTGGTTAAAAACCGGCGATGCAGGCATGATAGATGCTGATGGCAACTTGCATATTACTGACCGTATTAAAGAGTTGATGAAAACGTCCAACGGCAAATATATTGCTCCACAACGTGTTGAAGGCAAAGTCAGTTGCTGCCCGTTTGTAGAGCAGGTGGCTATAATTGCGGATGCTAGAAGCTATGTGTCCGCGTTAATTGTACCAGCATTTGAAGCATTAGAGGTATGGGCGAAAGAGAAAGGGATTAGCGTTGAAAATCCAATCGATTTGCTGCGTAACACTCAAGTGGTCGAGCATTTTGAGCAGCGTTTGAAAGAGTTGCAACATGAGCTTGCTAGCTTTGAACAAATCAAAAAGTTTACGTTACTTCCTGAAGCCTTTTCCATGGAGTCAGGCTTAATTACCCCCACGATGAAGCTCAAGCGCAAAAATATCTATAACAAGTATGCTAACGAGATTAATGCGATGTATTAA
- a CDS encoding TetR/AcrR family transcriptional regulator: MTEIKTACVGRPRGFDIDFALAQALDVFWRHGYEGASLSELTAAMGIKKPSLYAAFGNKEQLFLKAIDLYESRPESFFNQAFQCDHIGDVIKGLLLGAAMQFTDTNHPQGCALANSTLSCSEASESIKQAILERKAQHNQNLVARFETAKKQGELKEECCPEDLARLMAILFQGMSVQASEGTNVEALIKVAQMAVDCVLAQYVNN; encoded by the coding sequence TTGACAGAAATAAAGACAGCTTGTGTCGGACGTCCTCGTGGATTTGATATTGATTTTGCTTTAGCACAAGCATTGGATGTATTTTGGCGTCATGGTTATGAAGGGGCGTCTTTAAGCGAGCTGACCGCTGCGATGGGAATTAAAAAACCGAGCCTTTACGCCGCATTTGGTAATAAAGAGCAATTGTTTCTAAAGGCGATTGATTTATATGAAAGTCGACCTGAATCATTCTTTAATCAGGCATTTCAATGTGATCATATTGGTGATGTTATTAAGGGATTATTACTCGGCGCGGCTATGCAGTTTACCGATACTAATCACCCGCAAGGTTGCGCCTTGGCCAACAGCACCTTATCGTGCAGCGAAGCGAGCGAGTCAATCAAACAGGCCATACTTGAACGAAAGGCACAACATAATCAAAATTTAGTCGCAAGATTTGAAACCGCTAAAAAGCAGGGTGAGTTGAAGGAGGAATGCTGTCCTGAAGACCTAGCTAGGTTAATGGCAATTTTGTTTCAGGGGATGTCGGTACAGGCGTCAGAAGGAACAAACGTTGAAGCGTTAATCAAAGTGGCCCAAATGGCTGTCGACTGTGTGCTAGCCCAGTATGTTAATAATTAG
- a CDS encoding ABC transporter ATP-binding protein, producing the protein MTREVSPILTFSNVSKTYPAKGKQAARVALNNLSLELTPGMVVGLLGQNGAGKSTLMRCALGILDIDQGEISTLNQAPLMLSAQAKAKIGYVPQQPFGYEGFTVDRALDLHRSFYPDWDIQLEQDWLVRFDLDATQSVQKLSVGQRQALALIMAMAYRPQLLILDEPVASLDPIARRKFMTDLFDLALESGSAVLFSSHITSDLERVASHVALIKQGQLVLFKEIDALREQVKLLKVSSDAQLPAHLVVLHQTETQGTRTIVADDCVGDELFPGLLNQQSLNLEQLFMELHR; encoded by the coding sequence ATGACCAGAGAAGTCTCGCCAATACTCACATTTTCAAATGTCAGTAAAACTTATCCTGCCAAGGGAAAACAAGCGGCGCGTGTGGCGTTAAATAATCTGTCATTAGAACTCACACCGGGCATGGTTGTGGGGTTATTGGGACAAAACGGTGCAGGGAAATCGACCTTAATGCGCTGTGCATTAGGTATATTGGATATTGATCAAGGCGAAATCAGTACGTTAAATCAAGCACCCTTAATGTTATCAGCTCAAGCCAAAGCTAAAATTGGTTATGTGCCACAGCAGCCTTTTGGTTACGAAGGTTTTACCGTCGATCGCGCGTTAGATTTACATCGCAGTTTTTATCCTGATTGGGATATTCAATTAGAACAAGATTGGTTGGTCAGGTTTGATTTAGATGCCACTCAATCTGTGCAGAAACTGTCGGTAGGACAACGCCAAGCGTTAGCGTTAATCATGGCAATGGCGTATCGACCTCAGCTGTTAATCCTTGATGAGCCAGTGGCCAGCCTTGATCCAATAGCAAGACGCAAATTTATGACAGATTTGTTTGATTTGGCGCTGGAGTCTGGTTCTGCTGTGCTGTTTTCATCACATATCACCTCAGATTTAGAGCGCGTAGCTAGCCATGTGGCGTTAATTAAGCAAGGCCAGTTGGTGTTGTTTAAAGAAATTGACGCGTTACGTGAACAGGTTAAATTATTGAAAGTCAGTTCTGATGCGCAATTGCCTGCCCACTTAGTTGTGTTGCATCAAACTGAAACCCAAGGCACCCGTACGATAGTGGCGGATGATTGTGTGGGTGATGAGCTATTCCCAGGATTATTAAATCAACAATCATTGAATTTAGAACAGCTGTTTATGGAGCTGCATCGATGA